One window of uncultured Methanoregula sp. genomic DNA carries:
- a CDS encoding PAS domain-containing methyl-accepting chemotaxis protein, whose translation MELNEFEAILARANNGDFSKRIDEKTIAPELRSIAQQINRTIDRLADAEDTKRRSDTMIRDNPLAIAVLKKDKSRVDINKQYEVAWRGTREELMKKKLYDFDITVLSGEHFYACFETKKLAVTEALVKFPDGVKRYLTLYAIPILDDKREIDGAFYVWVDYTELHEKMDAVKRMEARVDSMIQNNPLAIAVLRADKSRISINKQYEIAWRGTNEELMKKKLYDFDITVLSGDHFYACFETKKLAVTEALVKFPDGVKKYLTLYAIPILDDKGDLDGAFYVWVDYTELHEKMDAVKKMEYRVDRMIQDNPLAIAVLRADKSRISINRQYEVAWNGTHEELMKKKLYDFDITVLSGEDFYACFTTKKLAVTEALVKFPDGSKKYLTLNAIPILNEQGDLDGAFYVWVDYTDAHKKLDEINLLMANSQKASELLSRSTEQLGKSVNSMAQGDLRMRAEILEGDPLAVLKTDFNKALDSVRSVIGELERAVHQLEMTTGDTSKSTIEISKSTEQVAVATQKSADGTKKQLDELEKVGKEVSDLSASIEEIASTSHTLMDHAQKAATEGNQAAELGKIATGKMMMVEKIAGESVTEITALNERMKEISNIVKMIADISSQTNLLALNAAIEAARAGEHGRGFAVVAGEVRNLAGESKTATNQIGDLISSIQDNSNKTSAAIKSSYNEIQAGIESVNKTIEALNRITAESNIVANGVTEITKATEDQAQATTRVMSGMEKSSAITRENQERMEDMAALAEETSASTEEIASASAELASMAERLKNLMEQFKLK comes from the coding sequence CGTACGATTGACCGGCTCGCTGATGCTGAAGATACCAAGCGAAGATCCGATACCATGATCCGGGACAACCCGCTGGCAATTGCCGTGCTGAAAAAAGACAAGAGCCGGGTTGATATCAATAAACAATACGAGGTTGCGTGGAGGGGCACCCGCGAAGAGCTGATGAAGAAGAAGCTGTATGACTTCGACATCACGGTCTTATCCGGGGAGCATTTCTATGCCTGTTTCGAGACCAAGAAACTTGCAGTAACCGAAGCACTCGTGAAATTCCCCGACGGCGTGAAACGGTATCTCACGCTCTACGCCATTCCCATCCTGGATGACAAGCGCGAGATTGACGGGGCGTTCTATGTCTGGGTGGATTACACCGAGCTTCACGAGAAGATGGATGCCGTGAAGAGGATGGAGGCCCGTGTAGACTCGATGATCCAGAATAACCCGCTCGCGATTGCCGTCCTGCGGGCTGACAAGAGCCGGATCTCCATCAACAAACAGTACGAGATTGCATGGCGTGGCACCAATGAAGAGCTGATGAAGAAGAAACTGTATGACTTCGACATCACGGTTTTGTCCGGGGACCACTTCTATGCCTGTTTCGAGACCAAGAAACTTGCGGTAACCGAAGCACTCGTGAAATTCCCCGATGGTGTGAAAAAGTACCTCACGCTCTATGCCATTCCGATTCTTGATGATAAAGGAGATCTCGACGGAGCGTTTTACGTCTGGGTAGACTACACCGAGCTCCACGAGAAGATGGATGCGGTCAAGAAGATGGAGTACCGTGTTGACCGGATGATCCAGGATAACCCGCTGGCGATTGCTGTCCTGCGGGCTGACAAGAGCCGGATCTCCATCAACAGGCAGTATGAGGTTGCGTGGAATGGTACCCACGAAGAGCTGATGAAGAAGAAGCTGTATGACTTCGACATCACGGTCCTGTCCGGGGAAGACTTCTATGCCTGTTTCACCACCAAGAAACTTGCCGTGACCGAAGCTCTCGTCAAATTCCCCGACGGGAGTAAAAAATATCTCACGCTCAACGCAATCCCGATTCTCAATGAACAGGGAGATCTCGACGGAGCGTTTTACGTCTGGGTAGATTATACCGATGCTCACAAGAAGCTCGATGAGATCAATTTGCTCATGGCCAATTCCCAGAAGGCGTCGGAGCTCCTTTCCCGGAGTACCGAGCAGCTGGGGAAATCGGTAAATTCCATGGCCCAGGGCGACCTGAGGATGAGAGCCGAGATCCTTGAAGGCGACCCGCTGGCAGTGCTCAAGACGGATTTCAACAAAGCACTCGACTCGGTCAGGAGCGTAATCGGGGAGCTCGAAAGGGCGGTCCACCAGCTCGAAATGACGACCGGTGATACCAGCAAGAGCACGATCGAGATCTCCAAGTCCACCGAGCAGGTGGCAGTCGCAACCCAGAAGTCCGCTGATGGCACCAAGAAACAGCTCGACGAGCTCGAGAAAGTCGGCAAGGAAGTTTCTGACCTCTCTGCCTCCATAGAGGAAATTGCAAGTACGTCCCACACGCTCATGGACCATGCCCAGAAAGCCGCAACGGAAGGCAACCAGGCAGCGGAACTGGGTAAGATCGCCACCGGCAAAATGATGATGGTGGAAAAGATTGCCGGGGAGAGCGTTACCGAGATTACAGCCCTCAACGAGCGGATGAAGGAGATCTCCAACATCGTCAAGATGATCGCTGACATCTCAAGCCAGACCAACCTGCTTGCGCTCAATGCGGCTATCGAAGCTGCCCGGGCCGGGGAGCATGGCCGGGGCTTTGCAGTGGTTGCCGGGGAAGTGCGCAACCTTGCCGGGGAATCCAAGACTGCCACGAACCAGATCGGGGATCTCATCAGTTCCATCCAGGATAACAGCAACAAGACTTCAGCGGCAATCAAGAGTTCGTATAATGAGATCCAGGCCGGTATCGAAAGTGTAAACAAGACGATAGAAGCTTTAAACCGGATCACTGCCGAATCCAACATCGTTGCAAACGGTGTTACCGAGATCACCAAGGCCACTGAAGACCAGGCACAGGCAACCACCCGCGTGATGAGCGGCATGGAAAAATCCAGCGCTATCACCCGCGAAAACCAGGAGCGGATGGAAGACATGGCAGCCCTTGCAGAGGAAACCAGTGCCTCCACTGAAGAGATCGCCAGTGCTTCGGCCGAACTTGCATCGATGGCAGAACGTCTGAAGAACCTGATGGAACAATTCAAGCTGAAGTGA
- a CDS encoding PAS domain-containing methyl-accepting chemotaxis protein — translation MTERPGRKALFTGAGTAPATPSHSDEIAAHVKQLNDEIASALSLAVAGKSGDLLEATRFGAEYATLIAAVNVALTRLNAGPEEEPEVAVVTPAAPPNGSYGAHQEAVIQELRHRLDLMVERNPVPMLLTNPSFSILEANPAFTQMSGIKAEDLEKSNLKNFRIISQSGEGAKVAIQERRRSFGEVTIELPSGIRTLEQYCIPVISAEGTITSLLFIYTDTTAQKKKNLEIEQLKHRSEIIVQQNPMPIILVDKSFHIRVVNEAYVGLSGISRQDLLKMTLHDFRILDQSGEGLKQVLLEKRRSSGEVTVEFPSGVKRMQQYGIPITDAHGEVGSILIVYNDVTDDRRQMEEIKVLHQTSDTIIQQNPIPMLMTNAAFAVAEANEAYVKMSGIPRDRIIGMSLRDIKILEQKGEGAKVAIETKRRAFGEVTVELPSGTHILEQYVVPILSGNNTIERLLFVYNEVTAQRKSQLDLQKKMEEVAILKQRSDVIVKQNPMPIMLMNAAFKIVMVNDAYISLTGLPKDRLMGMNAKDFKILGQTGQGLKTVLTDKKRSFGEVTIEFPSGIRILEQYGIPMLDAKGELSTILCVYNNVTTQREQEKQIKVMMDEAKANAELLTQSAAELQTAMSKIAAGDLTYRVSLDDADPLVKLKADYNSAGDAIRDVLTALAQAVIRLDSTINDTIKSTEEIAKATEQVAIQSQKATDNAKSQLGGVQKISNDISEISASIEQIASTSHDVMTHAEKASKEGAQAAEIGNLATSKMQIVEKISKQSVDEITDLNEQMRQISKIVNLITDIANQTNLLALNAAIEAARAGEHGRGFAVVAGEVKNLAGESKKASSQIETLIKSIQAKSEQTSASMKNSFEEIKAGIDSVNKTVESLNLIISEANIVSLGVSEITKATEDQAQATNQLMSGIESFTTLTRDNQQRMEDMAALAEESSASTEEIASASAELSTMAESCKHMISGFRIK, via the coding sequence ATGACAGAACGACCGGGAAGAAAAGCATTGTTCACCGGGGCGGGCACCGCTCCGGCAACACCAAGCCATTCTGATGAGATTGCAGCACACGTGAAACAGCTCAACGATGAGATCGCATCCGCACTCTCGCTTGCTGTTGCCGGGAAAAGCGGCGACCTGCTCGAAGCAACGCGGTTCGGGGCGGAATACGCGACCCTGATTGCCGCTGTAAATGTTGCCCTTACCCGGCTGAATGCTGGACCGGAGGAGGAACCCGAAGTCGCGGTTGTCACTCCCGCTGCCCCTCCGAACGGCTCTTATGGTGCACACCAGGAAGCGGTTATCCAGGAACTCCGGCACCGCCTCGATCTCATGGTTGAACGCAACCCGGTTCCCATGCTGCTGACAAACCCCTCCTTCTCCATACTTGAGGCCAATCCCGCGTTTACCCAGATGAGCGGGATCAAGGCTGAAGACCTGGAGAAATCCAATCTCAAAAATTTCAGGATTATAAGCCAGAGTGGCGAAGGCGCAAAAGTTGCAATCCAGGAACGGCGGCGCTCGTTTGGCGAAGTCACCATCGAACTGCCATCAGGCATACGGACTCTCGAGCAGTACTGCATCCCGGTCATTTCTGCCGAAGGTACGATTACGTCCCTGCTCTTCATCTACACCGACACGACTGCCCAGAAGAAGAAGAATCTGGAGATCGAGCAGCTCAAGCACCGCTCGGAGATCATTGTCCAGCAGAACCCGATGCCGATCATCCTTGTGGACAAGAGCTTCCATATCCGTGTCGTGAATGAAGCGTACGTCGGCCTGAGCGGGATCTCCCGGCAGGACCTCCTAAAGATGACCCTCCATGATTTCCGGATCCTTGACCAGTCCGGCGAAGGGCTCAAGCAGGTTCTCCTGGAGAAACGCCGGTCCAGCGGCGAAGTCACAGTCGAGTTCCCGTCCGGTGTGAAACGGATGCAGCAGTACGGCATCCCGATTACGGATGCCCATGGCGAAGTCGGAAGCATACTGATTGTATACAATGATGTAACTGACGACCGGCGCCAGATGGAAGAGATCAAGGTACTGCACCAGACCTCGGATACGATCATCCAGCAGAACCCGATCCCGATGCTCATGACGAATGCCGCGTTTGCAGTTGCTGAAGCAAACGAAGCGTACGTGAAGATGAGCGGCATCCCCCGCGATCGCATCATCGGCATGAGCCTGCGGGATATCAAGATCCTTGAGCAGAAAGGCGAGGGTGCCAAGGTAGCAATCGAGACGAAACGGCGTGCATTCGGTGAAGTTACCGTGGAGCTCCCCAGCGGAACTCATATTCTCGAACAGTACGTGGTGCCCATCCTCTCCGGCAACAATACGATTGAGCGTCTCCTGTTTGTCTATAATGAAGTCACGGCGCAGCGCAAGAGCCAGCTCGATCTCCAGAAGAAGATGGAGGAAGTTGCAATCCTCAAGCAGCGCTCGGATGTTATTGTCAAGCAGAACCCGATGCCTATTATGCTGATGAACGCGGCATTCAAGATCGTCATGGTCAACGATGCCTACATATCCCTTACCGGCCTGCCGAAAGACCGCCTGATGGGTATGAATGCCAAGGATTTCAAGATCCTGGGCCAGACCGGGCAGGGACTCAAGACCGTTCTTACGGACAAGAAGCGGAGTTTTGGCGAGGTTACCATCGAGTTCCCCTCCGGTATCCGTATATTGGAACAATACGGTATCCCGATGCTGGATGCAAAAGGTGAACTCTCCACGATCCTCTGTGTATACAACAATGTCACCACCCAGCGCGAGCAGGAGAAGCAGATCAAGGTGATGATGGACGAGGCCAAAGCGAATGCCGAACTGCTCACCCAGAGCGCGGCCGAGCTCCAGACTGCGATGTCCAAGATTGCAGCCGGGGACCTGACCTACCGCGTAAGTCTCGACGATGCCGACCCGCTCGTAAAACTCAAGGCAGATTACAACTCTGCCGGCGATGCAATCCGGGATGTGCTCACCGCTCTTGCGCAGGCAGTTATCCGGCTTGATTCTACCATCAATGATACGATCAAGAGCACCGAGGAGATTGCAAAAGCTACCGAACAGGTTGCCATCCAGAGCCAGAAAGCAACGGATAATGCAAAGAGCCAGCTCGGCGGCGTCCAGAAGATCTCCAATGATATATCGGAGATATCTGCATCCATCGAGCAGATTGCAAGCACCTCCCACGATGTCATGACCCACGCTGAGAAAGCCTCCAAGGAAGGTGCACAGGCTGCGGAGATCGGGAACCTGGCCACGAGCAAGATGCAGATCGTGGAGAAGATCTCCAAGCAGAGCGTGGATGAGATTACCGACCTCAACGAGCAGATGCGGCAGATCTCCAAGATTGTCAACCTCATCACCGATATCGCAAACCAGACCAACCTCCTAGCCCTCAACGCGGCTATCGAGGCAGCCCGGGCCGGCGAACATGGCCGGGGCTTTGCCGTTGTTGCCGGTGAAGTGAAGAATCTGGCCGGGGAATCCAAGAAAGCAAGCAGCCAGATCGAGACCCTGATCAAATCGATCCAGGCCAAGAGCGAACAGACTTCGGCCTCCATGAAAAACTCATTCGAGGAGATCAAGGCAGGTATCGACAGCGTCAACAAGACCGTTGAATCCCTCAACCTGATCATCTCCGAGGCCAACATCGTTTCTCTGGGTGTGAGCGAGATCACCAAGGCAACCGAGGACCAGGCCCAGGCAACGAACCAGCTGATGTCCGGTATCGAGTCCTTCACCACCCTCACCAGGGACAACCAGCAGCGGATGGAGGACATGGCAGCCCTTGCCGAAGAATCCAGCGCATCCACCGAAGAGATTGCAAGCGCTTCGGCCGAACTCTCCACGATGGCGGAGAGCTGCAAGCATATGATCAGCGGGTTCCGCATCAAGTAA
- a CDS encoding chemotaxis protein CheW, producing the protein MASTVDVVEFELGGERYALDIQLVREIVEMMQITPIPRAPPYISGVINLRGEITNIMNLNTLLGLANQQIRDNQKIIVLVPEAAGGSNVGIIVDDVSSVLQVSENDIDHIGEGFASEFSSFVKGIIKIKVEETQNKEEKEKNLIIWIDMQKVLKDAAN; encoded by the coding sequence ATGGCCTCGACTGTTGACGTAGTAGAATTCGAGCTGGGGGGCGAACGGTATGCCCTTGACATCCAGCTCGTTCGGGAGATTGTAGAGATGATGCAGATCACCCCCATCCCCAGGGCCCCGCCTTATATCTCGGGCGTGATCAATCTCCGCGGGGAGATCACGAACATCATGAACTTAAACACGCTCCTCGGGCTTGCGAACCAGCAGATCCGGGACAACCAGAAGATCATCGTCCTCGTACCCGAGGCTGCCGGGGGGAGCAATGTCGGCATTATTGTTGACGACGTGAGCAGCGTCCTGCAGGTTTCCGAGAACGATATCGATCATATCGGGGAGGGTTTTGCATCGGAATTCTCCTCGTTCGTGAAAGGTATCATAAAGATAAAAGTTGAGGAGACGCAGAATAAAGAAGAGAAGGAGAAGAACCTGATCATATGGATCGACATGCAGAAAGTCCTCAAGGACGCTGCAAACTAG